The Zavarzinella sp. sequence CTTTCCGAAGCTTCCTTTGGTGATCTCCAACCAGTTGTTTTCGTACTGGAGCATGTTTCTACGCATGAGACTGATCACTTGCCCGGACGGCGAAATCCCAAAGGGCTGTTGTCCAGTAATGCCTTCAAGGAGAGGTTTCCACTCGGGTTTCTCGTCTGTCGTGTCGATTGCGCCAACAGTCATCACTGAATTTTCCGTGGCAAATGCCACTTTACCATCAGCGGAGATTGCTACTTGGGGGTAATACAGATGCAAGAACCAGGCACGTTGATTGCTTGCACTCGCGAGATCCCAGAACTGAACAGCGCTCCCCGACGAATCAAATAGTTTCTTTCCATCTGCAGAAATGGAGATGTAACCAAGCATTGGCGGTCCTTCGGATGCCAGTTTGCGGGATGTTTCCTTCGGAACACCGGCACTGAAGTCCCAGGTTCGTAGTGTTCCGTCACTCTCCCCGAACACCAGTGCCTGTCCGTCCCGGAAGGAAGTCAGAGAACCACCATGTTCGAATGAACCGAATTTGTGAAGTTGCTTGCCGCTTGCCGTGTCCCAAACGTGGACGAAATTCTCTCCTGATGATGCGTATGAAGTCGCCAGCATCTTCCCGTCTTGCAGGAAAACGGGTGAATAGCTTGATGTCGGTGTCGGGCAAGTGCTTACCTGCCTTGGTAACCGATCCGTGATATCCACCACCGATGTCTTTGTTGCCTCTACGAGAGCCAGCCGCTTGCCATCCGGAGTCATCGTGAGGTAAGAATATGCGACAGTGGGGAGCTGAAGGCGAACAGTCAGTCTTGCCTCGTTGACTGAATAGACTTTCCCCCCCTGGGCCCCTGCTACAGCGAGTGTTTTTCCGTCGGCTGACAGTGCGACACTGTGGGGAACACGGGGGAGATCTCGAAGCGTCGCCAATTCCTTGCGGGCAACCGGGTCGAACAACTTGACTATCCCATCCACACCAGCAGTGACCACGAGGCTGCCATCAGGCGTGCATGCCATGGAATTCACACCGCCCCAGTGCTTGCCAGCATGGCTACCGATGACGGCAACGGCATCTTGAGGAAGTTCCGGAACCAGTTCGGCGGCAGGAATCGCCTTACGTTCAAGGGCATCCAGTGGAGAAGGTGAGGTTGCTGGTACCGGAGCCATTCGCAGAACGTAGCAGGTACCGTTGGAATTTTCAGTGTAGATATGTCTTCCATCGGGACTGAGATGCAATCTGGTCATGCCCGGGAATTTCCATTCTCTTTCAATGTCACCAAATGGAAGTTTCATGAACTTGATCGAGCCAGTAGCATCACTGGCGAGCAGCGACTGCCCACCGGGCAACAGGATTGCAGACTGAACCTGACCTGTAAACGGTTGAACAGCAAACTTTTCGAGGAGTTGACCACTGGCATAATCGAACAACTTCACCTTTCCATCGGTGGAACCAGTGATGAGCATTGTTGAATCGACGGCGAAAGAGGCCGAGATTACCCCTTCAAGTGTTGCGACATGCCTGATTCTTGGCCCGCGAAGATCCCAGATCACCATTTTGGGGATAAATCCGGAATTCCACGAATCAATCGCAACCAGAAACTGCTCATTGGGAGAAAAGAGAAACCCTTGCACAGCATTATGATTCTCTGGATACTCTTTCAATTCCGCAATCAGCTTTGGTGGATTCACCCGAAAATCGAATACCGCGGGACTGCGTTGCCCCTCCATCCAGCTGGCAACTGCCAACCAACGTTTTGCAGGAGATACAGAAACAGCACCAATACCTCTGACTCCATGTTCAATCACAGTGGGGTCGGCAGCATTTCCTTTTGTTGGATCAATCTGAAACAATGACCCTTCAAAATCGCCAATTCTTACAATTTGGCCATCCACGAGCGACGTGATCGAGTTGGCATTAACACCTCCTCCAGGAATTGGTACCCTCTTTGGCTGTAATCCATCCAGGTCCCATCGGTGTACAACAGGTGTCGTTGAGCCAACTGTCAGGATTCTGTGTGCACTTGGGACGGGCACTGTCTTAGTGATCTCACCCAGTTGGTGAGTGATTTTGCCAGCACCATCCTCGGTAATTTCGACCCGCATTAATATTCCCGATCCGACTTCCGATGTAATCACGTACTCTTTTCCAGAAGGTGCAAAGTCAAACGCACCGTAGCCGTATAATCTCTCCTTGCTCAGAGAAATCGTTTTGGAGGTTCTCAGGTGATAACACTGCCAGATAACACCATGGGCAAACCAAAGTTCTGAATCCCCTTGAAATCGCAGGTTTGAAGGCTCGAATTCCTGAGGCCATTCTAAGTTATTTGTTTTCTCAAATTTACCGTTGCTGATGTTGTAAATAACGATTTTCTTTTCTTTCTGCGAACTGTATGCACACCACTTACCGCTTTTGCTGACTGTGAACCAATGCAGATCTCCTTCAATCTGGTTGATGACTGGTTTTTCTGTGGAACAATCAATCAGCCGCACCGTGGTAGCAGAAATGTCGAGAAATCGATTGGCGCCTACTGCCCAGTGGTTGTTTTCGGCAACAAATTCAGTTATTATTTTCATTCGAACTGGTTTTTCGCCAGAGATGTCCCAGATCTCATATCGATGCGGTAGTGCCTTGACATCTCGTAGCAGGAAATATTTGCCATCCGGTGCAAACGGCTGACGAGCACAGTACCCGGCGATTCGTCCATATTCTTTTGGCGGATTCACCGAAACATCGTAGATGATTGCACTGCCATCGTGCTGATACCAGGAAAGCTTCTTACCATCAGGAGAAAAGCAGAGGTTCTGTTTGGCATATCCTGGTGGCAGAAGTGCTCGTTCTGTCATGGTTTGGGCATCCCACAGTCGAACGCCATCGGCTGCTACCGATGCAATCAGATCACCTTTGGGGCTGTAGGCTACATCTGTGATCGCCCCCCAGTGAAGCTGCTGGTGCGTGCCGACAATCGCAACCAGTTCCTTCGGCTGCCAATCGAATTTCTCTTCCGCAGGAATTTTCTCCGGGTCGAGATTATCCAGTGGCGACTCCCCATCATCGTAAAGTGGGACAGCAATTTCAGGCACTGGTTCACGAAGAATCGGATTCGCAGGCTTGTTATCCGTGGTGCCGGGCAGAATCTCTATTTTTTCATCTGGAGCAACCACGATTTCTTTCACTTTGCCATTTTTATCCGTTATCCGAATGATTACCTGCCACGTAGCGACCACAATAAAAATCAGCCCAACGAAAGAAATGATTGAGGTCAGGATCGGAAATTTCTGCTGTTGCCTTACGTTTGACTTTGGTTTGGTTTTAGTTACTTCAGTTTTGGCGGGTGCCACTGGAAGATGCTCAACCCCAGAATCAAAATCAAAAACGGATCGATCTTCCATCACTGGCAGTGGTTCTACCACAATCTTGACGGTGGGGGCCGATGGAGCGAGTAATTTGGCAACTTCCTTAGCGGTCTGAATGCGGTCTTCTGGCTTTTTCGCCAGCAAACGCATGATCAGCACCGACAGGGTTGGTGGGATATTCGGATTGACCAGATGGGGATGCTCAGGCTCTTCCATTGCCAGAGACATCAACATTGCCATCATCGTGTCGCCCCGAAATGGCAATTTTCCGGTACTCAATCGGTAAAGCATGGCCCCCAGGCTGAACAGATCGCTCCGATGGTCGATTTCGCCCCCATTCGCCTGTTCCGGCGACATGTAGGCCGGGGTACCCACCACTGCACCACTGTGGGTCAGGTGGATATTTTCTTTGTTGGAACGCGCCAGGCCAAAATCGAGGATTTTCACCCGATCGGAAGGAGCTTCCAGCCAGATATTTGCGGGTTTGATGTCACGGTGAATCAGCCCCTCATCGTGGGCAGCTGCCAGACCAAGTGCCGTCTGGTAGCCAATTCGTGCCACTTCGTTTGGCGGGAGCTTGTTCATTTTCTTCAGCCGATCATCCAGTGCTTCCC is a genomic window containing:
- a CDS encoding protein kinase encodes the protein MVDEKYPKTIEDSSIPEGMPVDTEQTLQTSQEATGGKHANIPIPEYQQFLNPPLKPDELGRLGSYRVLQLLGQGGMGLVFLGHDPALNRKVALKVMRPDVATNPTAAERFIREAQAAASIKHDNIITIYQVNQSRGIPFIALEFLKGEALDDRLKKMNKLPPNEVARIGYQTALGLAAAHDEGLIHRDIKPANIWLEAPSDRVKILDFGLARSNKENIHLTHSGAVVGTPAYMSPEQANGGEIDHRSDLFSLGAMLYRLSTGKLPFRGDTMMAMLMSLAMEEPEHPHLVNPNIPPTLSVLIMRLLAKKPEDRIQTAKEVAKLLAPSAPTVKIVVEPLPVMEDRSVFDFDSGVEHLPVAPAKTEVTKTKPKSNVRQQQKFPILTSIISFVGLIFIVVATWQVIIRITDKNGKVKEIVVAPDEKIEILPGTTDNKPANPILREPVPEIAVPLYDDGESPLDNLDPEKIPAEEKFDWQPKELVAIVGTHQQLHWGAITDVAYSPKGDLIASVAADGVRLWDAQTMTERALLPPGYAKQNLCFSPDGKKLSWYQHDGSAIIYDVSVNPPKEYGRIAGYCARQPFAPDGKYFLLRDVKALPHRYEIWDISGEKPVRMKIITEFVAENNHWAVGANRFLDISATTVRLIDCSTEKPVINQIEGDLHWFTVSKSGKWCAYSSQKEKKIVIYNISNGKFEKTNNLEWPQEFEPSNLRFQGDSELWFAHGVIWQCYHLRTSKTISLSKERLYGYGAFDFAPSGKEYVITSEVGSGILMRVEITEDGAGKITHQLGEITKTVPVPSAHRILTVGSTTPVVHRWDLDGLQPKRVPIPGGGVNANSITSLVDGQIVRIGDFEGSLFQIDPTKGNAADPTVIEHGVRGIGAVSVSPAKRWLAVASWMEGQRSPAVFDFRVNPPKLIAELKEYPENHNAVQGFLFSPNEQFLVAIDSWNSGFIPKMVIWDLRGPRIRHVATLEGVISASFAVDSTMLITGSTDGKVKLFDYASGQLLEKFAVQPFTGQVQSAILLPGGQSLLASDATGSIKFMKLPFGDIEREWKFPGMTRLHLSPDGRHIYTENSNGTCYVLRMAPVPATSPSPLDALERKAIPAAELVPELPQDAVAVIGSHAGKHWGGVNSMACTPDGSLVVTAGVDGIVKLFDPVARKELATLRDLPRVPHSVALSADGKTLAVAGAQGGKVYSVNEARLTVRLQLPTVAYSYLTMTPDGKRLALVEATKTSVVDITDRLPRQVSTCPTPTSSYSPVFLQDGKMLATSYASSGENFVHVWDTASGKQLHKFGSFEHGGSLTSFRDGQALVFGESDGTLRTWDFSAGVPKETSRKLASEGPPMLGYISISADGKKLFDSSGSAVQFWDLASASNQRAWFLHLYYPQVAISADGKVAFATENSVMTVGAIDTTDEKPEWKPLLEGITGQQPFGISPSGQVISLMRRNMLQYENNWLEITKGSFGKTHLEERFPAGNLNLVWFPADKKSRAMFTTSNNTEVMQYDLSQPLDAAPIRKVVTGGQIWSIHGSADASTFTVTIVSGKDIFAAIYRPTLKAFEEVARVPLTTAAITRLSADGKALYQRDQSGHVGTLHQWDLSGKDTKEIKLPAGFENISNWDISADGRRMITMSGTGATIWDITGPAPRSVCRLTGLAIGGHWTLAISPDGRQFVVGGLDISASPERFWYGLYDSSTGTKRREWVFPHAVLFQFTHDGRHLLTANTNGTSYVICIRRGPTQPPVKQ